The Candidatus Saccharibacteria bacterium genome has a segment encoding these proteins:
- a CDS encoding 50S ribosomal protein L25: MDDVTLSVSARSTKGSKFRQTSQDVPGVVYGKDQEPLTVSVPVNVLKKTFNLVGGSKVIDLKIEEQEPIKVLFQDVQHDPVSGEPIHFDMYAVTLGQKMRTEVPLHFEGEPAPVATGEAVLVTIKDMIEVEANPLDLPENITVNLESLTEIGQTISVGDLSVAGDVEIISDADEAVAKLDVPRAEEEPEETDGEEEAGDESEEGESSSEDESTDSSD; the protein is encoded by the coding sequence ATGGATGACGTGACATTAAGTGTGTCTGCTCGCTCAACCAAAGGGAGTAAATTCAGACAAACCAGCCAGGACGTTCCAGGTGTAGTTTACGGAAAAGACCAAGAACCACTAACCGTGAGTGTGCCAGTTAACGTTTTGAAAAAAACATTCAACTTAGTTGGTGGTAGTAAAGTAATTGACTTAAAAATAGAAGAACAAGAGCCAATTAAGGTGTTGTTTCAAGATGTTCAGCATGACCCAGTTAGCGGTGAACCAATCCACTTTGATATGTACGCGGTGACCCTTGGTCAAAAAATGCGAACAGAAGTGCCGCTTCACTTTGAGGGTGAGCCTGCTCCTGTTGCTACCGGCGAGGCAGTGCTTGTTACTATTAAGGATATGATTGAAGTTGAGGCAAACCCACTTGATCTACCTGAAAACATTACTGTAAATCTAGAAAGCTTAACTGAAATTGGTCAAACCATATCTGTTGGCGATCTTTCTGTTGCTGGAGATGTAGAGATTATCTCTGACGCCGACGAAGCTGTTGCTAAGTTAGACGTTCCTCGAGCTGAAGAAGAGCCTGAAGAGACCGATGGCGAAGAAGAGGCTGGTGATGAGTCTGAAGAAGGTGAGTCTTCTTCAGAGGACGAGTCTACCGACAGTAGCGACTAG
- the nrdR gene encoding transcriptional repressor NrdR, producing the protein MNCLYCSHNQTNVVNSRKPKTFNHIWRRRSCAQCKQLFTTKEAPDLSQVRVIKRSGKQEHFSYYKLLRSIDKALAAATLQGDEIDMLGQNIVAHISVTPKSTIYSSQLHKVVAESLRNYDKKAALRFDSF; encoded by the coding sequence ATGAACTGCTTATACTGCTCTCACAACCAGACCAACGTTGTTAATTCGCGAAAACCAAAAACTTTTAACCATATATGGCGCAGAAGGTCGTGTGCTCAGTGTAAGCAACTGTTTACAACTAAAGAAGCACCCGACCTTAGTCAAGTGCGTGTTATTAAGCGCTCTGGGAAACAAGAGCACTTTTCTTACTACAAACTACTACGGAGCATCGACAAAGCCCTTGCCGCGGCTACCCTTCAGGGGGATGAAATAGATATGCTCGGCCAAAATATAGTTGCACATATTAGTGTCACCCCTAAGTCAACTATATATTCAAGCCAGCTACATAAAGTGGTTGCTGAATCACTGCGTAACTACGACAAAAAAGCCGCGCTACGTTTTGATAGTTTCTAA